ACATCGCAAATAAAAACCCCCGGGGAAATTCCCCGGGGGCGCGGCGTTTGTAGACTAGTGGCCGCCGTGGCCGTGGCCGTCCTTGTGGTCGTGACCATGGTCCGCGGGCTTCGCGTGCGCGTCGCCGTGGGCCGGCTTGGCAGCCTTGGCCTTGGGAGCGGGCGTGGGGGTCGCCTTGGGCTTGGCGTGCGCATCGCCATGGGCGGCCGCCGGCTTGGCATGCGCGCCACCTTCATGATGATTCGCCAGCGCGGGCAGGTTGGCCGAGCTCGCAACGGCGATGCAAAGGGCGGCACCAAGCATTTTGATGTTCATGATGGTTCCTTTCGAGAATCAAGAGAGATGAAAACCGGATGCACTCCGTCCATACCCGAACTTGCCCGTTCCTTAAACCCGTTTCGCGAGCGAGCAAAAATAATTCGATCTGACACCTTCGTCAAAAGCCCCCATCTGGCCGCCAGGGCAGCCCCACGAGGCTGCCGATTCACGCCCTGCCCGCCCCAGATCTGGCCCGTCCCTATCGGAGCGAGTGGTTCATTCCGACAAAGCGTATAGAGGCCCCCGTCAACGGGGAATCATGTCGGTGCGCGCTGCCTTTCGGCGGTGTCGCCAAGCGGGCAGTTCAGGAGTCGCCGTGGCGCAAAAATGTTTCTATCACCCCAAAAGTGAGGCCGTCGCGACCTGCGAAGGCTGTCGCCTCTCGATTTGTGCGAACTGTGACGAAGAGGGCCTGTGCCGCGATTGCCGGAACAAGCGCAAGGCGGTGGCCGACCGCAAACGGCGGATGGGGGGCGAGGAAGGGGGCGACGCGAGCGGGGACGACCACGGCGATGCGGGGCAACCCGAAGAAAAGCCGCACGTTTATGACCCGGACAGGTACGCCTATCGTCGGCCGGCCTCCCAGATCATCGTCTCCAAGAAACAGCCAGCGAGGGGCAGCGGGCTGATGAATCCGCGCATCGCCCTGTTTCTCGGGGCGATGATGGGCGTGGCGATCTTCGTCACCGGACCGAACGTGCTCGGTCTCTGGAACAGTGAATTGCTTGCCTCCTTCAGCGAGTCGGAGGTTGCCCCGCCGGCCGGCGGAGGCGACCTGCCCCCAGGCGAGTTGGGCGCCCCCCCGCCGGAGGCAGCGCCGGGCACGGCAAGCGAACCCTCGTCAGGAGGCGCAGCTGCGGCTGCGCCGGCGCCTGCTGGGCCCTCCGCCTCGCCCACGCCCGATCTGAGTGCGCAGCGACAGAATGCGGCCCTGTGGGCGTCGGTTCATTCCGAAGCGATGCAAGTGGAGACCAGAACCCGCGAACATGCGCTGACCGATCAAGCCGCGTTACAAAAGGCGGTACAAGAAGGCAAGCTTCCAGCGGAAGTCGTCCTGGCCTTGGCCTCCAGCCCTCCGGCGGCCCCACCGCTCCCAGCGAACGTCCGCACGCAGCCAGGTGGCGCGCCCCCGCCTCAGGGGGGGGCAGTGGCAGCCTCCGGAGCCAGCGCAAGCGCTCCCGGGGTGGGTGGTCCCCCGGCAGTCGCCGCCACGCGCCCATCCGCTGCCGCCCCTGCAGGGGCCGTCAATCCCGCCCCGATCGCCGCAGCTCAACCGACGCGAACCACCTCCACCACGCCCGTCGCCGCAGCACCTCAAGCGCTGCCCGCCAACCAGTCGGTGGCGACACCGCGAACGCCCCAGGCTGCGCCGCCCCCGGCGCAAACGGCCGGACGAGCGCAGCCTGCCAGCGCCGCGGCAACCCCTCCTGGGGCCTCGGCGATCGCCACGGCCCTGCGCAACCGCTATGCCGGCACGCGGCTGGCCCGCAGCGTGCGGGCAGCCCGGCGCGAGCTGCGCCGCCGCTGGGTCCCACCCGCCTTCGCCAGCCGCCCTCGCAACGACGTCCTGGCCCGCGGCCCCGGCGGCGACAGCGAACAACTCAAGCCGCCCCTGGTCACGCGCTGGTGACGAGGTAGCATCGGCCAGGGCGTCGGCCCCGCTGGCGCGTCACGATGAGCCTCAACGGGTCAGGCGAGCGGCTCAGGCTATCGGGCCTCCCCCTCGGCCCGAGACTCCAACTCAGCCCAGCGGGCGTACAGGCGCTCGACCTCCGCCTGGACCGCAGCGGCCTCGGCCAGCAGATTCGGCACCTCCGAGCCCCGTTCGACATAGAGGGAAGGGTCGGCGAGCTCGGCATCCAGTTGGGTCTTGCGGCCCTCCGCGGCCTCCACGGCGGCCTCCATGCCGGCCAGTTCCTGCTTTTCCTTGAAGGTCAGTTTTCTGGCGCCTGCGGAGGGTGCCGCCGGGGTCACCGGCGCTGCCTGCAAGGGCTTTTGCGCAGCCACCGCCAACGTCGACGGTCCATCCTGACCCTTGCGGGCCACATAGTCGTCGTAGGAGCCCTCCGTCAGACTCACCCGCCCATCGCCTTCAAAGGCCAGCACGCGCGTCGCCACCCGATTGAGAAAATAGCGATCGTGACTGACGATCAGGGCCGCACCGGGAAAGACCAGCAAGGCCTCTTCCAGGGCGCGCAGGGTCGGCAGGTCCAGGTCGTTGGTGGGCTCGTCGAGAATCAGGGTGTTTCCGCCGACGGCCAGCAACTTGGCCAGCTGGGCCCGGTTCTGTTCCCCACCGGAAAACTTGGCGAGTGGCTGCTGGTGCTGATCATCGTCGAACAAAAAGCGCCGCAGGTAATTGCGCACGGTGATGGTGCGATCCTCCAGCTGAAGGTGGCTCGCCTCTCCTGCCACCTCGGCCAGCAGGGTCTTGCTCAGGTCCAGCTGGTCACGGCCCTGATCGGCATAGACGAAGCGGGTGTTGGGACCGTGATCCACGCTGCCCTCATCCGGCGGCAACAAGCCCTGCAAGACCCGCATGAGGGTGGTCTTGCCGAGGCCATTGGCACCCACCACGCCGATCCGGTCGCCCGGTTGCAGCGACAGATTCAGCTGCCGGAACAACCAGCGATCGCCCTGACGCTTGCCGACCTCGGCCAGTTCCACGATCTTCTTGCCCGGGCGCACGGGTCCGAGCGGGATGCGCAAGGCAATCTCATCCAGCGCGGGCGGCGGGGTGTCGTCCGCCAGCGCATAATAGGCGTCCTCTCTGGCCTTGCTCTTGGCCTGACGGGCCTTGGGTTGTTTGCGCACCCAGGCCAACTCCCGGCGCAGGGTGTTCTGGCGCACCTGTTCCTGCTGGGCGGACACCTCGGCCTCGTGTGCCTTGGCCTCCAGGTAATCGCTGTAATTGCCATTGTAGGTGCGCACCTGCCCCCGCTCGAGTTCCAGCATGCGCGTGACGATCCGGTCGAGGAAATAGCGGTCGTGCGTGACCAGCACGCAGGTGCGCTCCCCGCTCGCGAGGTAATCCTCCAGCCAGGCAATGCTGCTGGCGTCCAGGTGATTGGTCGGTTCATCCAGAATCAGCAGGTCCGGCTGGGCCACCAGGGTTCGGGCCAGCGACACGCGCCGGCGTTCGCCCCCGGACAGCGTGCCGATCAGGCGGTCGGCAGCGGGCACCCGCAGGTGCTGCATCACGGTCTCGACCAGACGGTCCAGATGCCAGGCGTCGCGCAGCTCGAGCCGCTCGGCCAGGGCGGTCTGCTCCGTCAGCAGCCCTTCGAGCTCATGTCCCTGGGCGCTGGCAAGACGCGCACTGAGTTGTTCGAAGTCTCGCAGCATGGCACGGGTGGCCTCGGCCCCAGCTTCGATGCTCTGGCGGACGGTCTGCGCATCCTCGAGCGCAAATTCCTGGGGCAGGTAACCGACAGACAGGCCACGGCGACGCACCAGCTGGCCGCCGTCCGGCTTTTCGACCCCCGCCATCAGACGCATCAGGGTCGTCTTGCCGGCCCCGTTGACGCCCAGAATGCCCAGGCGATCGCCGTGGTGAAGCGTGAAGGAGACATCCGTCAGGATTTCCCGAGCGCTATGACGGTGGCGCAGGTTCTGAACCGTGAAGACCGAATCGCCAGAGCGCGGTGCGTCGTCCATACCGGCCAGTGTATCACGCGCACGCCGAGGGCTCAGCGCGGTGAGGGCGACGGGCTGGCCACCGGAGGCCCCAGCAAAGCAGCAGGCAGGATCGGCGGCGGGGTCTGGCTGCAGGTCGGCAAGAAGCGGTAGGGCACGCCCCAGCCCGCAAGGCCATTGCGCGTCCCGGTCAGGCGGACCTTCTCGGCATCATAGGACAACACGTAGGTGACCTCTTCGACGAAGACGGTCTGGCGGCCAGCCTCATCGATATGGCGCCGCTGCCCCCGGGCCTGCAGGCGGGTGCCCTCCACGAAGCCCAGCACCACTTCCTCCCAGTAGGTGCGCGGGAAGTAGGGCGCGGACGCGTCGTTATAGCCGCTGACCCGGCCCATGACCTGCTGTCCCACCTGGCTGACGAACCAGACCTGACCCTGGCCACAGCCCTGCATCGGGTAAAGCGGTGGCTCACCCTCGGGACTGACGAACCAGTATCCCGTGATGTTGTAGGGTTCCACCTTGGCATCCTCGAAGGTCACCACCGGCATCACGCCAGTGCCTTCGCCGGAAGGCGAAGGACTCGCGTCCTTGCGCCCGAGCTTGACCGTCAGGGGCACCCGCGTGAGCGTGGCCTTGGCCACCTGGAAGCCCTGCTCGGCAGCCCCGATCTCCGCGCCGGCCGCATCGAGCACCCGGACGAACAGACGGGCGCTCCCCACCGGGACGTTCGCGAAGAAGCAGGACACGAGCGGTTGCAGCAGTTCGGCCCGACTGAGCGTCTGCGCCTGACTGTGGCCCCCCGCAGCACTCAGGCGCAACTCCACCCGCGCGATGTCACGCGTGGTCTGGGCCAAGCTGTAAGGTTTGGTCTTGCTCAGCAGGGGGTCTGCGGCAAGCGGTCCGGCCGCCTCCGGCGGCGGCGCCAGGCCCTGGAAGGCCACCTGAACGCGCCCACTGCTCTGCAAACCGCGCAAGGTCTCGGCGTCACCGTTCTGCGGTTTACTTCCGAGTCCGAGGCGCTCCAGTTGCGGAGACCAACCCGAACTGTCCTCCCCCAGAATGCGACCGGCATCCGGCCCGATCGCCATGCCCGTGGGGTCTGCGCCCACGACGCGGTTGGCATCCAGGCTCGGGCTGGGGCGAACCAGGCTTCCCGCTCTGCCGGAGGCACGCATCTGGTCATTCTGACAGCTGGCCAGCGCGGCAGCCAGCGTGGTGGCAACCAGACAACGGAAATAGAGAACAGGCACGGTGGTCCACTTCCTTGCCCGCCCAGTATACCCGCCGGACAGCGGCAAGAAGCGACCTTCGGAGGGGGCCCCACTCATCCGCAGCGGTCGCGATCGGGGTCGTTTGGGCCGTGGCCTCGCGCGGTTTCAATCCGCACGGCGCCTGGCCGCCACCACCCAGCCCACCCCGAAGTCCCCTCCGGTAAAGGGAGCCTGTAATGCCTTGAGCGGCCAAGCGAGCAGCGACACGACGAGGGCCATCATTCCACTCGCCGGTTGAAAGACACGCCCACTGGCCGCGCTTCTGGCGGCGACGTCGGACGCCCCGCGCAGACGCCAGGGGATGAGCCAATGACGCAACTGCTCGACCAGGTGGCCGCCCAGGGCGCCGTAGCAGCGTCGCGCGACGATCGTGAATCCGGCGGCATGCAGCACGGCCTCCAGATCTGCGGCATCGTAGCGCCGCCAATGCCCCACGGCCGCATCCGCGGGGCCGAATCGACGCCGGTGAGCCGGAACGCTCAGGAGCAGGGTGCCACCAGGGCTCAGATGCTCGCCCCAGCGGCGCAGCGCGCCCACGTCGTCCTCCAGATGCTCCAGCACCTCGAAGGCGCAAACCAGGTCGAAGCGTTCCTCCGGCGCCAGGGACTCGATGTCGCCGTGGCGAAGCTGAGCCCCCGGGCTGGCGGCCAGACGCTGAGCGGCCACAGCAGCCGAGCGGGCATCGGGTTCCAGCCCAAGATAGCGACTCCACCTGGCCAGGCGAACCCCGACGGCCCCCTGCCCGGCCCCCACCTCCAGAATCGAGGCAGGCGCCGCCTCCCGGAGCAAGGCGGCGATCAGGGGCCAGCGCAGGTGGCCTCCCAGGCTCAGGGGCGCCTGGCCCGGGCGGTCCGCGGCGAGTGCGAGGGCCTCGGCCAGCGAAGGCGCCAGGGCCTCGTCGCTGAAGCGGGCCTGCACCAGCACGAGCCCCGTCTGCAACTGATGGGCGCGGCGAGGGGCATCCGCCATCAAGGCGTGAATGGCGGCCGCCAGCCGCACGGGATCGGCCGCCGCGACCCGCGTGACCGCCTCGCCCAGACAGGCCACCGCAGGTGTCTCCGCGGTGATCACGGGGCGTCCGACCGCCAGGCATTGCAACACCTTGTTGGGAATCACGCGTTGGGCCTTCGGGCCCTCGCCGAAAATGCCCAGACAGACTTGCGCCTGCGCGATCCGGTCCGCCAGCTGCGTCTCCGGAACCGCTGCCAACATTTCCACAGGGGCTGACAGCTCTCGCACGAGGGCCTCGATGGCCGGGCGTTGCTGGCCGTCGCCCAACAGCTGTACCCGATAGTGGGGCGGCAACAGGCAGGCGGCGCGCACGATCGTCTCGATGCCGTGGAGGGGAATGTACGTGCCGTAAAAGAGCACCGTGGCGGGCATCGAATCTCGCTCAGGGCGCGGCGCGAAATGCGCGGCATCGACCCCGATCGGCAGCACCCGCCAGCGCCGGCGAGGCGTTCCAGTGCAAGCGGAAAAATGGTCGGCGTTTTCCGGGGTGTCGGCCAGCAGGACGTCCGCCAAGCGAGCAGCCGCGCTATCGGCCCACTGCAGCCCCAACGCGAGCGGGGAGCCTGGCCGGATCAGGCGACGGTCCAGCACCACCGTCTCGTGCAAGGAGACGAAAAAATCGACCACCAAGGGCACCCTCAGCAGGCGGCACAGCAGGCCGATCACGCCGGCATCCAGCTGAGCAGGATGCGGCACCAGCACCCAATCGGGTCGCCGGTGGTGGCGCCAGATGAAGCCAAGCAAGCGCATGGGCAAGCGCCAGGCCAGCGTCACGCTGGCCGCCACCCTCTGCCAACGCCGCTGGGTTAGATCCGCTACCCGGTCGGCGCCCCAGAGCGGCAGCGCGCAACACTCGACCTGGCAGCCGAGCTGGGCCAGCAAACGCAGAAGTTGCCGATTGCGGGGGAATTCCGGGTCGAAGGTGCCGAGCATCAGGACCCGCCGCCCCCGGAAGTCTGACACGATGGCGTGCTCCTCAAGGCGACACGCCCGTTATACCATCCGGGCAGCGCCTGGCATCACCCGCGGGATGGTTCGCCAGGCCAAGGCGTGCTCAGCGCCCCGCGATGGTCGGTGTGGGGCCGGGCGTCGGCGTGGCGCTGGGAAGGGGCGTGGCCGGCGCGGGCGTGGCGCTGGGACGGGGGGGGGCCGTGGGCGTGCTCAAGGCCGCGGGCGTGGCGGAAGGCGCGGGCAGCGGTGGCGAGGTCGGTCCAGCGGTGGCGCAGGAAGCGGGACGAGGCAGCCAGGGCCGCGGGCGATAGCAGCCGGCGTGCGGGAAGCCGGGCGGCGACAACCAGAGCGACCGGGCATCGCCGTCCAGCATGTCGTCGGTGCGAACATAGTGGAATGGGCTGGTGCGCCCCTCCGCCTCCGCCAGCATTTCCAGGCCCGGTTCCGCCGGGACATCCGTCAACGGTCCGAGCGTGTAACTGCCATCCGCGCTCGTGGTGGTGACCCGCAACCAGGAGGTTTCCAGCGAGGCCAGCGACACCCGCGCCCCGGCAAGCGGACGCCCATCGTGATCGAAGACCCGGCCCTGCACCACGCGAGGACTCGGCGCTGCCACGGGCACGCCGCTGGGGGGCGTCGTGGGAAGCCAGCTGGGCGGCGTGGTGGGGCGCAGCGCGGCCACCGGCAGGATCGGCGGCGGGGTCTCCCCGCAATTCGGCAAGAAGCGATAGGGCACGGCCCAGCCGCCCAGTCCGTTGCGCGTGCCGGTCATGCGAATCTTGTCCGGGTCATAGGTGAGGACATAGAAGGAATCTTCCGTGCGCGTGGGCGCCAGGCCGGCCTCATCGACGTAGCGGACCTGCCCGCGCGCCAGCAGGCGCGCGCCGTCCAGAACGCCCCGCACCTCCTCTTCCCAGTAGGTGTTGGGCCACAACCGAGCCGCGCTGTCGTTGTAGCCGCTGACGCGCGCATAGACCTGCTGGCCAACCTGACTGACGAACCAGACGTAGCCTTGGCCACAGCCCTGCATGGGATAGGCGGGCGCCTGGCCCTCCCCGCTGACGAACCAGTACCCCGTGATGTTGAAGCGCTCCTGCGTCGCCGACTGAAACGACACCACCGCCGCCACGCCGCCGGTCTCGCCCGGCTTGCCGGCCACCGCCGGACGGCGTCCCAGCGTCACCGCAAGCGGAACGCGCGTCAGGATTCCCTTGGCCACCACGAACGCCTGCTGGGCCGCCCCGATCTCGGCGCCCGCGGCGTCCAGCACCCGGACCGCCAGCGTGGCGTTGCCGACGGGCACATTGGCAAAATAGGACGCGACCAGCGGTTGCAGCATTTCCGCACGCGTCAGCGATTGCACCTGCCGATAGCCCCCGGGGCCGGTGAGGGTCAGCGTGACCCGGGCAATGTCGCGGGTGCTCTGGGCCAGACGATAGGGCTTGGTCTTGCTGAGCAACCCGCCCGGGTCGACGCCCACGAGGGAGGCGCCCGCGTTACTGACCAGGCCGGCAGCGTCATCCGCCGATGGGTCGAGCCCCTCGAACGCCACCTGCACCCGACCACTGCCCTGCACCTGGCTGAGCGTTGCCTCGTCGCCGAGTTGTGGCTTGGCCTTGAGGTCAGGGCGCTTGACCACCCGCGCCACCGAAGCGGCGGGAACGCTGGGTTCCGAGGGCTTGGGGGCACAAGCCAACGCCCCGAACAGGACCGCCAGGCCCAGCGAACCAAGAGACAGACGCGTGCGCAAGCTTCGAACTCCAGCCGGGGCGGGGGACAGGTCTTCCGGACAGCAGCCGGGCACCCCGCCCCCATGTACCCCACCCGTCACCCCCGCAAACGCCTTGGGGGGGCGCTGGCAGGCCCGCTCATGAAAGCCGGTCGAGGGCCTCGTCGTCTGCGCGCCAGGCTTGTCCCCAGGCCGCCGGGTCGAAGCGGATGGGGGGCGCACCAGGTCCCAGGGCCCAGTCGGCCGCGCGCGTGATGGCGGAAGCGCGCGGGGGGCTTGGCGCCTCCGGCGGGGGCGCAAAGGGCACCCACGTCGGCACGATGCCGGCCGACGCCAGCGCGGGCGCCAGATCATCGAGCCAGCCGCCGGCACGGGCAGCGGCGGAGAGCATCAGGTGGTCGCGCGCCCGCGTCATCCCGACATAGAGCAAGCGCCGTCGCTCGGCCCGCTCCAGCAGGGCCTGCTCCCTGGCAAGCCAGCGATAGAGCAGCGGCGGAGGCGCCTCTTCGCTGGAGGCGGAGGCCACGATGCGCAGGGCCACCCCCAGCTGCGCGTCCGCGCGCACCGTGGGCGTATGGACCGGAGGCCGCCGCGCCAGGTCGACCAGGGCCACCAACGGCCACTCCAGCCCCTTCGACGCGTGAAGGGTCATCAAGCTGACGGCCTCCCCCGTCTCCAGCGCGGGGCGCTCGAAGCTCACGCCGCTGGCCCGCAGGCGGCGCAGGCGCAGCACCACGCTCTCCAGATCCTGGCCCCCACGCTCGAACTCCCGCACCAGCGTCACCAGGCCCTGCCAGTCGGCCAGGCGCCGGGCGGCACCGGGCAAATGAGCCAGCACCGCAGTGTAACCGCTGAGGTGGTCGGCGCGAACCAGCAGGTCGGACGGCGCGTCGCCCCGGCGCGCCGCCCGCAGCGCCGTGAGCCATTGCGCGGCGTGCCGGATGTCAGGCTGGGAGGCCTCCGCCAGAGCCGCCGACCAGTCTCGGGTGTCGCCCAGCGTGGCCGCCAGCTCCGCCAGCGCACCGTCCGGCACGTGCCCCATCGGGCTGCGCAGCACCGCCACCAGCGAGAGCGCATCGGCGGGGTCGGCCAGCCATTGCAGCAGGCTCAGACCATCCAGCGCTTCCTGCGTGTCGAACAGGTCTCCCCCCTTGGTCTGCACGGCCGCGATGCCACGCGCCCGCAAGGCCTCCTCGAAGGCCGGCAAGGCGGCCCAGGTGCGGGCCAGCACCGCCACATCGGTGGGAGCCAGCGGGCGGATGGCCCCGGTGCGTCGGTCGTGAACGGGACGCCCCTCAGCCAGGTCGCGCGCGATCCGCTCGGCCACGTCAAAGGCCTCCGCCCGCTGCCTGTCCCCACTCGTCACGCGGCGGTCATGAGGGTCCACATCCAACCAGGCCGCCGTCAGGTGAGGCCCGTCGGCGGGGGCGGCGCGCCGCGCGTCCATGTCGCGATGCAAGGCCCCCAGCAAGGGGGCACAAACCCGGTTCAAGACCGCCACCAGCGGGACGTGAGTGCGGTAACTGGTCAGCAGCGAGCGTTCTTCGCCGCGGGCCGCGATCGCCTCGCGAAACCGGTGAAACACGCTGACATCCGCGCGCCGGAAGCCAAAAATCGCCTGCTTGTCATCGCCCACGATGGTGAGCCGGGCGTCCGCCGTCAGCCAGGTCAACAACTCGGCCTGGGTCGGGTTGGTGTCCTGAAATTCGTCGACGATGAAGGCCTTCCAGCGCGCCTGGTAGAACGCCCGCACCTCAGGCTGACGCAAGGCCCGCAGCGCCCCCAGTTCCAGGTCGGCGTAATCGAGGCAACGCGCCTGGCGCTTGGCGACGGCCAGCTGGGCTTGCACCTGCTCCCAGGCCTCCCGCAGCAACGGCTGCACGGCCGGCCAGGCCTGGTCGGCGGGACCAGGCTGCACGCTGACCTCTGGTTCCAGCGCCTTGAGCGCCTCGCGGACCACTCGAATGGCCTCCTTGAGCGCCTCCACCTCGCTGTCTCGCCCCGGCCAGCCGAGCTTGCCGCGCAGGGCCAGCCCACTCATCGCCGCACAGGCGGCCGCCGGGTCAGCCGCCCCTGCCGCCGCGGCCTCGAGCAGGGTGACGGCCTGCAGCGTTTGCGCGCGCAGGGCCTCGATGCGAGCTTCGGGGGGGAAGGCGATCGCCCGCAAGCTTTCCACCGCGTGCTGCCACGTCGGGTCGGCCAGACAGTCGGCCAGGGCGGCATCGCGAAGCCAGGCCGCAAGCTCGGTCGGCTCGGGCAGGGGCGCGGCCAGCGCCTGGGCCGCCAGGTGGGGCTCTCGCCCCAGTTCCTCGAGCGCCTGCCGCATATGACTCCAGGCGAGGCCTTCGAAGCTGCGCGCAGGCAGACGGGCGATCGCCGCGTCCAGTTGTTCCGCCTGCCAGAGGCGCCCCTCGCGCTCATCCA
This sequence is a window from Candidatus Sericytochromatia bacterium. Protein-coding genes within it:
- a CDS encoding ATP-binding cassette domain-containing protein encodes the protein MDDAPRSGDSVFTVQNLRHRHSAREILTDVSFTLHHGDRLGILGVNGAGKTTLMRLMAGVEKPDGGQLVRRRGLSVGYLPQEFALEDAQTVRQSIEAGAEATRAMLRDFEQLSARLASAQGHELEGLLTEQTALAERLELRDAWHLDRLVETVMQHLRVPAADRLIGTLSGGERRRVSLARTLVAQPDLLILDEPTNHLDASSIAWLEDYLASGERTCVLVTHDRYFLDRIVTRMLELERGQVRTYNGNYSDYLEAKAHEAEVSAQQEQVRQNTLRRELAWVRKQPKARQAKSKAREDAYYALADDTPPPALDEIALRIPLGPVRPGKKIVELAEVGKRQGDRWLFRQLNLSLQPGDRIGVVGANGLGKTTLMRVLQGLLPPDEGSVDHGPNTRFVYADQGRDQLDLSKTLLAEVAGEASHLQLEDRTITVRNYLRRFLFDDDQHQQPLAKFSGGEQNRAQLAKLLAVGGNTLILDEPTNDLDLPTLRALEEALLVFPGAALIVSHDRYFLNRVATRVLAFEGDGRVSLTEGSYDDYVARKGQDGPSTLAVAAQKPLQAAPVTPAAPSAGARKLTFKEKQELAGMEAAVEAAEGRKTQLDAELADPSLYVERGSEVPNLLAEAAAVQAEVERLYARWAELESRAEGEAR
- a CDS encoding methyltransferase domain-containing protein, with translation MSDFRGRRVLMLGTFDPEFPRNRQLLRLLAQLGCQVECCALPLWGADRVADLTQRRWQRVAASVTLAWRLPMRLLGFIWRHHRRPDWVLVPHPAQLDAGVIGLLCRLLRVPLVVDFFVSLHETVVLDRRLIRPGSPLALGLQWADSAAARLADVLLADTPENADHFSACTGTPRRRWRVLPIGVDAAHFAPRPERDSMPATVLFYGTYIPLHGIETIVRAACLLPPHYRVQLLGDGQQRPAIEALVRELSAPVEMLAAVPETQLADRIAQAQVCLGIFGEGPKAQRVIPNKVLQCLAVGRPVITAETPAVACLGEAVTRVAAADPVRLAAAIHALMADAPRRAHQLQTGLVLVQARFSDEALAPSLAEALALAADRPGQAPLSLGGHLRWPLIAALLREAAPASILEVGAGQGAVGVRLARWSRYLGLEPDARSAAVAAQRLAASPGAQLRHGDIESLAPEERFDLVCAFEVLEHLEDDVGALRRWGEHLSPGGTLLLSVPAHRRRFGPADAAVGHWRRYDAADLEAVLHAAGFTIVARRCYGALGGHLVEQLRHWLIPWRLRGASDVAARSAASGRVFQPASGMMALVVSLLAWPLKALQAPFTGGDFGVGWVVAARRRAD
- a CDS encoding carboxypeptidase regulatory-like domain-containing protein, with the translated sequence MRTRLSLGSLGLAVLFGALACAPKPSEPSVPAASVARVVKRPDLKAKPQLGDEATLSQVQGSGRVQVAFEGLDPSADDAAGLVSNAGASLVGVDPGGLLSKTKPYRLAQSTRDIARVTLTLTGPGGYRQVQSLTRAEMLQPLVASYFANVPVGNATLAVRVLDAAGAEIGAAQQAFVVAKGILTRVPLAVTLGRRPAVAGKPGETGGVAAVVSFQSATQERFNITGYWFVSGEGQAPAYPMQGCGQGYVWFVSQVGQQVYARVSGYNDSAARLWPNTYWEEEVRGVLDGARLLARGQVRYVDEAGLAPTRTEDSFYVLTYDPDKIRMTGTRNGLGGWAVPYRFLPNCGETPPPILPVAALRPTTPPSWLPTTPPSGVPVAAPSPRVVQGRVFDHDGRPLAGARVSLASLETSWLRVTTTSADGSYTLGPLTDVPAEPGLEMLAEAEGRTSPFHYVRTDDMLDGDARSLWLSPPGFPHAGCYRPRPWLPRPASCATAGPTSPPLPAPSATPAALSTPTAPPRPSATPAPATPLPSATPTPGPTPTIAGR
- a CDS encoding UvrD-helicase domain-containing protein, coding for MSAAAEHSSPPEAVDADLVVMAGAGAGKTTLLSRRFLHHVQVEGLSPLAVVAVTFTELAATELRARVRALVQAQPGATPDTLGALEAAPICTLHALAARICREHPDAAEVPRGFRVLDEREGRLWQAEQLDAAIARLPARSFEGLAWSHMRQALEELGREPHLAAQALAAPLPEPTELAAWLRDAALADCLADPTWQHAVESLRAIAFPPEARIEALRAQTLQAVTLLEAAAAGAADPAAACAAMSGLALRGKLGWPGRDSEVEALKEAIRVVREALKALEPEVSVQPGPADQAWPAVQPLLREAWEQVQAQLAVAKRQARCLDYADLELGALRALRQPEVRAFYQARWKAFIVDEFQDTNPTQAELLTWLTADARLTIVGDDKQAIFGFRRADVSVFHRFREAIAARGEERSLLTSYRTHVPLVAVLNRVCAPLLGALHRDMDARRAAPADGPHLTAAWLDVDPHDRRVTSGDRQRAEAFDVAERIARDLAEGRPVHDRRTGAIRPLAPTDVAVLARTWAALPAFEEALRARGIAAVQTKGGDLFDTQEALDGLSLLQWLADPADALSLVAVLRSPMGHVPDGALAELAATLGDTRDWSAALAEASQPDIRHAAQWLTALRAARRGDAPSDLLVRADHLSGYTAVLAHLPGAARRLADWQGLVTLVREFERGGQDLESVVLRLRRLRASGVSFERPALETGEAVSLMTLHASKGLEWPLVALVDLARRPPVHTPTVRADAQLGVALRIVASASSEEAPPPLLYRWLAREQALLERAERRRLLYVGMTRARDHLMLSAAARAGGWLDDLAPALASAGIVPTWVPFAPPPEAPSPPRASAITRAADWALGPGAPPIRFDPAAWGQAWRADDEALDRLS